The genomic DNA agaaatattaaataaaatatatataagaataaagatTGATATTTGTACAGAGAATCCAACAGAGTCAACTAAGTCAAATCCAAGACAACGAgactttaatttgacttggTCAATCAAAAGAACTATAAcagtcaaaatcaagttaattaagtcaaaagcaagtcaaataagtcagacaagtcaaaatcaagttatttttttgacccgggtaacAATAATTAGCTTACTGAAACAAATGTCTGCAGAGATAAAGGAACAAGGCCAATTGCGCGGAGTTCTAATGATCGTAACGATAAAATCATCGATGTTGTTACGGAATTACTCACTCCTCGCTTGAATTCACTTTCCCATCCACACATCCATTGATTATAAGTCAGTGAATCTGcctgatttattatttattttaaacaaaaattaaacctttatcattattattattttctataattgataaaaacttACTACGGTGCTCATTTTGTTTCCGTACCAGCACCAAAAAAATAGTTGTAATAATACTGCGTTAATAGCTATAATCCGTCTTATCAGTAGATGGTGATCACTATTACCCTGAAATCATTAAATATCGATCTTTGTTTCTACATAACTTTTTAACGGGTATATATATCCTCATTATGTAAAAAGAACTTGATAGCCGATAGAAAAAgctatattttcctttttttatttttttttttacgataattgttccacttttaataagggttcaAAGTCACATAATTGACTCATGTGTTATAATGGTGATAATGCCATTGTttatatctttgaaaatttttgatgggtgattattattttatatatacttgGATAGCTAGATGACATCAGAATACTTGTAATTCTAATATTAACGGTTTGATTGAAGAGAGAACTCAACTTCCGTTTCGGATGCCGAataatcttttttaaaattatggaaCTGCGAAAGTTggaatttggaaattttctttcttacGTGTTCTCATAATTTAAAGATAGAGTTCCTTCAAcgcttaatttaaaattatcgtaaatcattatttttttctatttttttttttttttattacattttcgTAACAGTGAACGTGAAAGTTTCAAAACTCGAAAAATGATTTCCCGATTCGATTGAATTgtacagaaaataattttcgaaaaatagaTGCTCGATTGGTGAAAcagaaattttcataaaaattaaaattttttgtttcaaacaATAGCAAGTAttccattaaattataaaaatttcaggctttaaaaattaaaatctggTAACCACTTACGAGAAGAATTTGGAATCCATTCAAGCATATTAATATTGTGCTAGTCAAAATTTGAACAATTACACAGAAACTGAAACAGTCATTGAGAACTACCAGCATCTGGACTATTTTCTGGTGATGTTTAATACATTCTTTCAATCTCCAATCAAAagtatctatattattaatatctttctggtgaatttcaaatataacaaaattttttatttcatcgtcTCCATTATCATCGTCATCATTGTCAGTAACAGTTGCTATTTCATCGAAACTTTCAACTGTTTCTAAACCATTCGATGGAATATTGCGAGCTATATTTCTTATTGACCCAACACGACAATGCTTGTAATTAGATATCAATATTTCTAGTTGAAATGTTAGATACCTCATTATTACAACGATCATCAAGTCGAGTGTAAATAAGGATACGTCTATCAACGCCACGCcataagatattaaaatatataatacttGGTAATTTGGTGATTTTGTTTTGTCAAATGGAAAAATGGCACGAACTGGAAACTCTCTGTTAGCTCTATCGGCACCAAAAACACGTGCCGATATTAACAGTAAAACTACTCcagataatatataaaattgtcgGCATTCAAAACGTGACAATTTATTGATCCGTGTCATGATTTCTACATctgaaattaagaaaaaatattatttttcaatataatattaagTTTGTAAATTCAACAATTCTGTTTTCATGATAACGGCAtcgaaacttcaagtttcagTAACTATCGAAATAAGTTAATTTCAGCTCAATGTCGGGAACAAATATTAACCTTAAAAAGGACTTATATATCGAGAagaaaattctcccattgggtaaaattttgagctgaattttaaaaggtgtcggtagccatttcaaatttcccatttaaataacatgcaaaaaaattttttttgattaaaaatattataacttttgagccacgtgagacaaaaattcggctgtagaatattcttgtagggcattaaatttcttaaaagaaagtcttgagagtcgaatttgtaaacatgatatttcgtatactaacaggctatcaaagtctagagtaaacagaatcatacaaatttaaggctttaattggattttccaaatacttttcttttattgggatcgataacaaaatattatttgttacaacgtggatattgtcggtgatttcattgcactacatgtagaataaattttctcgtagtattgatatttttaataataaagccttaATTTTGTATGAttttgtttactctagactttgatagcctgttagtatacgaaatatcaagtttacaaattcgactcccaggactttttgtaaagaaatttaatgccatacaagaatattctagagccgaatttttatctcacacggttcaaaagttataatattattaatcaaaaaaaatttttttgcatgttatttaaatgggaaatttgaaatggctaccgacaccttttaaaattcagctaaaaattttgcccaatgggataatttttttctcgatatataggttCTTTTTTagacgtaaattcgataggttggtttttgtGGCTCACCCTAGTATACTTAAATTGCGAATGCCTTCAGTCAACgggcagaaaaaatttttatagcttttacttaatcataaatttcaaatcacaATTTACGTTTCCGCTAAAAGTTGATCACACCATTGGTTGATTACTGACActtactgaaatttaaaacTCCAATGCAGGTAATTATGAACAATATATTATGTGATACAGAATGAAACACAACTTAAGATCGCGGGCGATCTCAGCCTTCGCTTATGGCTCGGGCAGCCAACTTTaccctggtctgaaatcgttttgtttcatcccttgtcacacaatgaACTATTATCAAATTGgccacaataaaaaaattttaattataaactagTTAGCGTCCCCATTAttgttaattgttattaatactCACTGTTCATTGATATAAGTTTGTCAATTGGTTCATGAATATcgtttatcaatttaataatattattatactcagtgtaaaatttaaatgcctTAGACATTGTTTCAAAACATCcaattaaaaaacataaattatctGTAATTAGCGACAAATCACTGCGATTAGCAATTGCGTCGGCCATTATAATCGACGTTAAAaagacaaatataaaaaaattaaaaaaacgtaaaattaaatttaataatttaaaacttattgCCGTTGTTGATTCGACAGGCCAAATTCCATTATATCTAAAAtccattttcaaataaataaaataaataaatcgaaaTTAGTACACACAGTtagaaattcataaatttaaaatattattttttgatacatttttgtttattagaTTTTTCACCTCAGTATTTTAGAAAGTATATTTATGAGCTTGTGATGCATAGTGACCctcgtattattttttttctataagttaaaaaagcaaattcttttttcaaagtattttattttattaagtttattcgattctatctatttttttataaagtattctgagtaataaaaaattatactttccTCTgcagtatattttattttttttgttatgctctgttttattttcgtaaaaaaaattgcttgtCAAATAACACACTGTAAGTTAAttatagaaaaagaaaagtaCATGTTAGATCGTAAAGGGCTTACACTGTAATTATCTAGCGGCAAGGTGGCGACGGATATGAACCACACGGGAGAGCAACATTTCATTTTCACGCCACCGCTtcatttaatatctttttctccaacaaaaaaattacatattatacTCAGTATATAAACGCAAATCGATgtcgaaaatacattttatgcCGGTGTAAGTATTAGACCGAAAATAAAGtgcaacaatatttttttgcatttaataaaattattttgtttacttttGCTCCATTTTTATACTGATAGAGTGGAAGTGGTGAAGCTTACATCATCAGAAAATCCAGTTCAGCTACTTGACGTCTGCTGTCACATCTGAAGTCGACTGATCTGATCTTTTTggataagtttttaaatttacagtaTTAATATTTGAGATATAGTTTTTCTGTTgcaatttgaataaattatttaattaagggGCAGAGGCAGCCGATTGGTTCATgtgtggctcgggcgatcatcaaagttaagcagcaccGAGCGTGGTTACTGtttggctgggtgaccgcttagccatgcattgagcttgatcggacGCCTCTGTGCGCTAGGCGCGGACTGAAGagccagtgatcggtaaaatgggaattttatcgatcactggaACTTCACCTGCTCCAAAAAATGACAGCTGTACTGGCAaaaggttttctctgtggtttccctTTGCCGCTATTGGCAAGGTGCGCgacgaaaacgacatctgTCGACCGCATTAAATCATCCTCAAAAAGCACAGAGAGAATAcggaaagtttttataaacaaataattaaaatttttaaagattgcgAAATATATGTGTGATACCACATTTGAAAGGTGAAAAAATATAGAGTAGattgtactgaaaaaaataagtataaaaaattttaataaatacaaaataaatattattttgaacgaCATAAGGTTagcttgtaataataataataacaacaataatagtcataataacaaattagttaaaataattataattataatttttttaaagttaaaattattaatttgcattaagtaaagaaattgaagtgatttaaattattcgtaattttaaattttaaaactcaacaattaaaaatactttgggttaaaaatttgtaatttaaaaaatttccgtaataatttttagccaaaGATGAATATCATGGATGGAAATGTATAAAACTTGCAATTACTATTTCTGTCagtatttttgcaattaacaacacaacaactacttgttcttattttttaacattgctTTCATTTAACTATTCACAAGACAAGTGCGATTTAACGCGTATTTCGTCCACTGCAGGCGCTACAATCGATTCGATTGTCCCCACCCTATACTCCACACCCTGCCAATACTCCCACGGCAAAAAGGTGGGGTATAGGGCATCacgtaatgatgcagtacagaAGCACAAGTCGGTCCACAGCCGCATGAAAAAGAGGAGGGAATAGAAAAAGGTAGCAATTGCGATTAAAGGCAAGAAGTGTAAAAGGCATAAATATGCTATACActgttaacaataataaaaaaaaaaatactataaataaattatttaatcaaaagaatctaatattcatttattctggccaatttttaatttttaataatcaagcaaaaaaaatctgtGAAAAGGTATCAAAAAGATTTTGATAAGCTCTTCAACAGAATACATACTATGATTTTTTACTTACGGTCAGCacaaaatacaatttaaaaaaaaaatctttaacaaTCCCCCAAATAACTTTTGTCCatgtaaataattacacattacagtttaatttatgatttttttaaaaactttaatgattaattttatagatACATTCTAACAATTATATGGTGATAGTCATCGCCAGGCCAGAAAAATCAAACTTCATTTTCCGATAATTGATGGACTCAAAATTGACAAAATACTGACCCGATGACAACTATTATGGTATTTTCACACCGTGTAATATATAACTAGTGTCAAAATTAGTTTTGCATTACAAATTAATCGATTACTGATCCTTGGCTACGGTAAGTAGAAGTACCAATACTGAGTACGACGTTTTTATAGCCtgcattgaataaaaaatcatttatatcCTTTACCTCATGTACAGGGTAGCAATATAATATTGTGTGATAAGATAtaaataggggaagggggagGGAAAAagggggtacccccaaaatttgataaaaaaaaattgtatattttaaatggtttttaaacattccaaaatatcttctgtaaatataattaagcgttactttgaattttttttggtaaactttgtcgaaaatcaattgtcagttgaaaaatattaatgacttttgttttatgataaaaattattaaaaattttttttcttcttttgtatccaataaacatgtaaaatataatttttctttatgtaaattacttacaaaaagtTCAAcataatcaaattcgtttaaaatccagaattttttttttttaccttttttagggaatacctcactttgcccgcagaaatgaaaatttttttttttcaacggtaactgaaaattttttctatttactttgaatatcattaaaaaaaaaaagatttatcgtatttgagtcctcgaaaacgtagtatttccttaagtactcCCTTTTGCCTCTCCCTCCCCTATTTGAAACCAATATAGCCGATAATTGACACATTGGTTTCTAATAGCACTTCACCCCTTGTCAcacattattataaaattttcatagctATCACAATCGAAATTTCGAGTTTTAATATATGTAGAGCCATTTTGGATGcatttattaaagtttaattatgTAGTTAATCGTCTTTGTAAATCCGAGTCTCAACAACTTTTATATTTCATGACTTTATTAGAAACGAAATAAAGAGAATTTATATctactttaatattaattaaaaaagtttattataaattattagtgaAAATTGACTTTACGGATTTTAAAACTCCAAGCTGCGATACGATGAattctaattaaaaatgtattactAATTATCATCTTACTGAAACAAATGTTTGGAGTGATAAAGGAACAACCCCAATCGCTCGAAGTTCTAATGACTGTAATGACAGCGTCATTggtatagatataaaattacGTAACCCATGTTTGTAATTATCTTCCCAACCGCACATCCAGAGATTAATCGTCAATGAATCCGccttattaataattcatatatatttacatatatcaTATTGTTGAGATTATACAACGAAAATATGTGTTGTTATGATAAATTGTGAATCACTATAGttaagttttaataattatttataaatcttaCTGCAGCGCTCAGTTTATTCCCATACCAGCACCATAATAATAGTTGCAATAAAGCTGCCGTGCTTGCCAGAATTCTTCTCATAAATAGATGAATATCATGCCcctgaaattattttacatgaCAGAAAGAAAAATGGTTACTTTTTCTATTATGTTGGCATACTAATCGTTCCTAAAttaagcatttaaaatttcatgtcaattcgatatttatgtattctgtaaagcttcattttttttaacatgtattcattttatattgCAAGCCTTCAATAATATATGGGTtacattcattttatttttaataaatcaaatttatacatttcattttaattgcatcaaaagtcaattttttaagcCCATGAAAGATCAGAATTAACAATGAGAAGACTCCAAGTCAAAAGCTCGGTTtgtttttacattaaaattttatataggggagggtgggatAGAGCGGCCCCCTAAGccatttattactttttgtggctttcaaccacaAGATCAATTTACGTtcgtcctatttcgaacaaatttatagacattttgccaaaattctgaaacaaaaaaatttttttttgtggggcaaaGCGGCCACCTccaaataatgataaaattttttttcgtttttttttttttttaattgttttcatcattaagaatgtatttctttctcttgacaactatttttggttttatattactcgaaaaaaattttttaaggtgtaataaatcgttcactctcgattaccttaattactaattgttatttaataaaaaaaaaaaacaacaattctatagttttactttatttcaaaaatttatcaacttaaaaaaaaaattttttttttatatatttttagcgaccaaatttgcctcttacgtagagaaacggccgaaaaatataaaaaaataattttttcggaagtttcggctggtccattttgccccaggtgttatgcgtagggctagaaatgtggaattataataatttttttttaatttgacgataaaaatatgaaaaaatcactttttcaaaattttgggcttgtccattttgccccaaatgtcattcGTAGGGgtaaaatgcgcaaacatatcggatttatagtaattaggcgaaaaaaaaaaatcttttttttgaacaaaatttcaggggggccgctctgccccaccctcccctatacaTATGCCAAGAAcaccagtacccagcccctAACTAACAGCCAGCCGGTCATATACTCTAACATTagctcaaaatatatataggtataatTTAACGTGAGGCCCTGATTAAAATCTCCGGATTTCAATTGGAATTCAttggtttcaatcggagtttttaatcagggggtGGCTGGCTACTGATTTGGGACTGGG from Microplitis mediator isolate UGA2020A chromosome 7, iyMicMedi2.1, whole genome shotgun sequence includes the following:
- the LOC130671890 gene encoding odorant receptor 13a-like, coding for MHHKLINILSKILRYNGIWPVESTTAISFKLLNLILRFFNFFIFVFLTSIIMADAIANRSDLSLITDNLCFLIGCFETMSKAFKFYTEYNNIIKLINDIHEPIDKLISMNNVEIMTRINKLSRFECRQFYILSGVVLLLISARVFGADRANREFPVRAIFPFDKTKSPNYQVLYILISYGVALIDVSLFTLDLMIVVIMRYLTFQLEILISNYKHCRVGSIRNIARNIPSNGLETVESFDEIATVTDNDDDDNGDDEIKNFVIFEIHQKDINNIDTFDWRLKECIKHHQKIVQMLVVLNDCFSFCVIVQILTSTILICLNGFQILLGNSDHHLLIRRIIAINAVLLQLFFWCWYGNKMSTVADSLTYNQWMCGWESEFKRGVSNSVTTSMILSLRSLELRAIGLVPLSLQTFVSAIKKSYSVLILLLTVVED